A portion of the Epinephelus moara isolate mb chromosome 4, YSFRI_EMoa_1.0, whole genome shotgun sequence genome contains these proteins:
- the LOC126389014 gene encoding protocadherin alpha-8-like, translated as MGTESRSRPGDYRWFVFHFSLLLVFGRQTSAELRYSIPEEMKEGTVVGNVAKDLGLEKSSLTDRRFRVVSGSKDALFEVNPHNGALQVGKKIDREELCHGSGVCLMELKILVENPLEMHHIVVEITDVNDHSPSFPEKAQLFEIAEHTSPGTRFQLHAARDPDAGINSIRTYTLTSNDHFEIDISQSDEDKTPFLVLKKSLDREKQNKHLLFVTAVDGGKPQRSGTLNVSIIVLDSNDNRPMFSQETYQIEIYENVPVGTTVTKVNAVDPDEGNNGEIEYNFSKTLARKVYDIFELDSSDGQIKLKGDVDYEESDIYKIDVEASDKGVPPLTGRCRVVIKIKDVNDNPPEIEITSLSNTVSEDSKPGTVISLISVTDKDSGVNGKIISSITSDVPFELKPSYKENIYSVVTKGFLDREEVSHYEITIKATDCGEPPLSTVKTLNIQISDVNDNRPQFSQNPLQFYLVENNVAGASIFSVSATDEDVNENAATSYHIVRGGTEHDVTSFLNINPDNGHISALKSFDFETVKTFQFQIVATDSGTPSLSNNVTVNVFILDQNDNAPVILYPVSSNGSAEGVEEIPRNVNAGHLVTKVRAYDADIGYNGWLLFSLQEVTDHSLFALDRYTGQIRTLRSFTETDEAEHKLLILVKDNGNVSLSATATVIVKLVEPREAFAASDVKSATKVDEEDNVTFYLMITLGSVSLLFIISIIVLIAMQCSKSTDYTSKYLQEANYDGTLCHSIQYRSGDKRYMLVGPRMSIGSTIVPGSHANTLVLPDRRRGSGEATNGLSPSHKKAFVWYITAEDTSHSRLRVG; from the exons ATGGGGACCGAAAGCCGATCTCGGCCGGGTGACTATcgttggtttgtttttcatttttccttaCTGCTGGTTTTCGGAAGGCAGACATCAGCTGAATTAAGGTACTCTATTCCAGAGGAGATGAAAGAAGGGACTGTTGTTGGAAATGTTGCCAAGGATCTTGGTCTGGAGAAAAGCTCTTTAACTGACCGACGATTTCGAGTTGTTTCTGGATCTAAGGACGCTCTTTTCGAGGTAAACCCGCACAATGGAGCCTTACAGGTCGGTAAAAAGATCGACAGGGAGGAGCTATGTCACGGTAGCGGTGTCTGTCTGATGGAGCTGAAAATCCTTGTTGAAAACCCTTTGGAGATGCATCATATCGTTGTAGAAATTACTGATGTAAATGATCACTCTCCTAGTTTTCCTGAAAAGGCACAGCTATTTGAAATAGCAGAGCATACATCTCCGGGAACGCGATTCCAACTGCACGCGGCCCGTGATCCCGATGCTGGAATAAACTCTATTCGTACATACACTTTAACATCAAATGATCACTTTGAAATAGATATTAGTCAAAGCGATGAGGACAAGACGCCTTTTTTAGTGCTGAAGAAATCgttagacagagagaaacagaataaaCATTTGCTGTTTGTTACAGCAGTTGATGGAGGCAAACCTCAAAGATCAGGGACACTGAATGTTTCTATCATTGTTCTTGATAGTAATGATAACCGCCCAATGTTTAGTCAGGAGACTTACCAAATAGAAATATATGAAAACGTCCCAGTTGGTACTACGGTTACAAAAGTGAATGCAGTAGATCCAGATGAAGGTAATAATGGAGAAATTGAGTACAATTTTAGCAAAACCTTAGCACGTAAAGTTTACGACATATTTGAATTGGATAGTTCAGATGGTCAGATCAAATTGAAAGGAGACGTGGATTATGAGGAATCCGATATTTACAAGATAGACGTTGAAGCATCTGACAAAGGGGTACCTCCGTTAACAGGGAGGTGTAGAGTTGTTATAAAGATTAAAGACGTCAATGATAATCCACCAGAAATAGAAATCACATCACTGTCAAATACAGTGTCTGAAGATTCAAAGCCTGGCACAGTTATTTCTCTTATCAGTGTGACAGATAAAGACTCCGGTGTTAATGGAAAAATAATATCAAGCATAACCTCAGATGTTCCCTTTGAACTAAAGCCCTCCTATAAGGAGAACATATATTCAGTTGTTACGAAGGGATTTTTGGATCGAGAGGAGGTGTCACATTATGAAATTACAATAAAGGCTACAGATTGTGGTGAACCTCCCTTATCTACTGTTAAAACCCTGAACATTCAGATATCAGATGTAAATGACAACAGGCCACAATTCTCTCAAAATCCATTACAGTTTTACCTGGTAGAAAATAACGTTGCTGGAGCCTCAATATTCTCTGTCAGCGCAACGGACGAAGATGTGAATGAAAATGCAGCTACTTCATATCATATTGTGAGAGGAGGCACTGAACATGATGTAACATCATTCCTAAATATAAACCCAGATAATGGACACATTTCAGCACTAAAAAGTTTTGACTTTGAAACAGTGAAAACTTTCCAGTTCCAAATTGTTGCCACAGATTCAGGAACTCCGTCACTAAGCAACAACGTGACAGTGAACGTGTTCATTCTGGATCAGAACGACAACGCTCCAGTCATCCTGTATCCAGTCAGCTCCAACGGTTCTGCTGAAGGTGTGGAGGAGATTCCCCGCAATGTCAACGCAGGACACTTGGTGACTAAAGTCAGAGCCTATGACGCTGATATAGGATATAACGGCTGGTTACTCTTTTCACtgcaggaagtcactgaccacaGTCTCTTTGCTTTGGACCGCTATACAGGACAGATCAGAACACTTCGCTCATTCACAGAGACAGACGAGGCTGAGCATAAACTGCTCATACTGGTCAAAGACAATGGCAACGTTTCACTCTCAGCAACAGCTACTGTCATTGTCAAACTTGTGGAGCCCAGAGAGGCTTTTGCAGCTTCTGATGTTAAAAGTGCAACTAAAGTTGACGAGGAGGACAATGTGACATTTTACCTCATGATAACTTTGGGCTCAGTTTCTCTACTTTTTATCATCAGTATCATCGTGCTGATTGCAATGCAGTGCTCCAAATCCACAGACTATACTTCCAAATATCTACAAGAGGCTAATTATGatgggacactgtgtcacagCATCCAGTACAGATCTGGAGACAAACGCTACATGTTAGTTGGACCCAGAATGAGTATAGGATCTACTATAGTCCCTGGCAGCCATGCCAACACACTAGTGCTCCCTGACAGGAGGAGGGGATCTGGAGAG GCCACAAACGGACTCAGTCCCTCCCATAAGAAAGCTTTTGTTTGGTACATCACAGCAGAGGATACATCTCATTCACGGCTGCGAGTTGGATGA